Proteins encoded by one window of Mesorhizobium sp. INR15:
- a CDS encoding TIGR02281 family clan AA aspartic protease produces the protein MNRLLWILLLLIGVSVALLMFNDSAGSTLGVENYDFGRLVWLGAIAALVGAGLLRSGRPVGAMARNLGAWAAIVLVLIAGYQYRYELQDFASRVTAGLVPGSPLALGVDDGHATVTLDKADNGHFEARILVNGKPIRTVVDTGATSTVLTAEDARAAGYDPDTLNFTIPVSTANGIARAAGVKTNELAIGGIVRRNMPVMVAAPGALGQSLLGMNFISSLSGFDVRGDRMILRD, from the coding sequence ATGAACCGACTGTTGTGGATTTTGTTGCTGCTGATCGGGGTGAGTGTCGCCCTGCTCATGTTCAACGATTCCGCCGGTAGCACGCTCGGCGTTGAGAATTACGATTTCGGCCGGCTGGTCTGGCTTGGCGCGATCGCGGCCCTCGTTGGTGCCGGCCTGTTGCGTTCAGGCCGCCCCGTTGGTGCCATGGCCCGCAATCTTGGCGCCTGGGCGGCAATCGTGTTGGTGCTTATCGCCGGCTACCAGTACCGCTACGAATTGCAGGATTTCGCGAGCCGCGTAACCGCAGGCCTTGTTCCAGGCAGCCCGCTTGCGTTGGGCGTGGATGACGGCCATGCCACGGTGACCCTGGACAAGGCCGATAACGGCCATTTCGAAGCGCGCATCCTGGTCAACGGCAAGCCGATCCGCACCGTTGTGGACACCGGCGCCACCAGCACGGTGCTGACCGCCGAGGACGCGCGCGCTGCCGGCTACGATCCGGACACCCTCAACTTCACCATTCCAGTCTCGACCGCGAACGGCATAGCACGCGCCGCTGGCGTGAAAACGAACGAACTCGCGATCGGTGGCATCGTACGCAGGAACATGCCTGTGATGGTTGCTGCACCCGGTGCGCTTGGCCAGAGCCTGCTTGGAATGAATTTCATCAGTTCGCTGTCGGGTTTCGACGTCCGAGGCGACCGCATGATCCTCAGGGACTGA
- a CDS encoding DUF1289 domain-containing protein produces MTGIESPCILVCSIDMKTGFCFGCGRTREEIGGWIGMTPETRRNVMAELPARLETVERRPRRETRRTRMARERDSLS; encoded by the coding sequence ATGACGGGCATCGAATCCCCCTGCATCCTGGTCTGTTCGATCGACATGAAAACCGGCTTCTGTTTCGGTTGCGGCCGCACACGCGAGGAAATCGGCGGCTGGATCGGCATGACACCGGAAACACGCCGCAATGTCATGGCGGAACTGCCTGCCCGGCTGGAGACGGTAGAGCGCCGGCCGCGCCGGGAAACACGCCGCACCCGCATGGCGCGAGAGCGCGATTCACTGTCGTGA
- a CDS encoding nicotinate-nucleotide--dimethylbenzimidazole phosphoribosyltransferase: MTSALPFDDFRNLLANLPPADADAENRVRTLFAKADKPVGSLGLIEDIAAWLAGWSGRAPPAVTRPLVAVFAGNHGVTRHGISPRPVAATANAVEQCAAGGAAINQVCIANDLGLKVFDLALHIPTADITEDAALDERGCAATMAFGMEAIAGGTDLLCLGDLGVGNSTVAAALLAALFGGEGADWVGAGSGADAAMRARKAEVVDAALAFHGAHLSDPLEALRRVGGREFAAIAGAILAARMQKIPVLLDGLVATAAAAALHCVNPAVLDHCLLASISSEPAHTKAAERLGLRPVLDLGVSHGEGVGAALAAGLVKAAALTSSGMAAAVR, encoded by the coding sequence ATGACCAGCGCGCTGCCTTTCGATGACTTTCGCAACCTGCTGGCCAACCTGCCGCCGGCCGACGCTGACGCCGAGAACCGGGTTCGGACCTTGTTTGCCAAAGCCGACAAGCCTGTGGGATCGCTCGGCCTCATCGAGGATATCGCGGCCTGGCTGGCGGGCTGGAGCGGCCGTGCGCCGCCAGCGGTGACACGCCCGCTGGTCGCCGTCTTTGCCGGCAACCACGGCGTTACCCGTCACGGCATTTCGCCACGGCCGGTGGCCGCCACCGCCAACGCGGTCGAACAGTGCGCCGCTGGCGGGGCGGCAATCAACCAGGTGTGCATCGCCAACGATCTCGGGCTGAAGGTCTTCGATCTCGCCTTGCACATTCCGACCGCCGACATCACCGAGGATGCAGCACTCGACGAGCGCGGCTGTGCCGCCACGATGGCTTTTGGCATGGAGGCCATAGCCGGCGGCACCGACCTGCTTTGCCTTGGCGATCTTGGCGTTGGCAATTCCACCGTCGCCGCCGCCTTGCTTGCTGCATTGTTCGGCGGCGAGGGCGCCGACTGGGTTGGTGCCGGGTCTGGAGCCGATGCGGCTATGCGCGCGCGCAAAGCGGAGGTGGTCGATGCGGCCTTGGCCTTTCATGGCGCGCATCTCAGCGACCCGCTCGAAGCGTTGCGGCGGGTTGGCGGCCGCGAATTCGCGGCCATTGCCGGCGCTATCCTGGCGGCGCGAATGCAGAAGATCCCGGTGCTGCTCGACGGCTTGGTGGCGACCGCCGCCGCCGCGGCTCTTCATTGTGTCAATCCGGCCGTGCTCGATCACTGCCTGCTCGCCAGCATATCCAGCGAGCCAGCGCATACCAAGGCAGCGGAGAGGCTCGGCCTTCGTCCGGTTCTCGATCTTGGCGTCAGCCACGGCGAAGGAGTAGGGGCCGCGCTTGCGGCTGGTCTGGTCAAGGCAGCGGCATTGACCAGTTCGGGCATGGCTGCTGCCGTCAGATAG
- a CDS encoding HAMP domain-containing sensor histidine kinase codes for MPLQRSNTADKFIVDRRKRHRNSDVARAVRKTRDRLSQQAGNPDFDRELLKLHARAMISGAIALPLLVLAIAALGRFAGVGNEIGLWALFTLTCYTIVTFMASRVERTAASELNPLQTQREFLVGHFLCGLGWAWFVWLGCDACQINQLQVVKAVVLMVAMAATAVMASSLRGALLVTFAVPATFYAYAGARLWMPIEVIMVVLLLVSLPFFDYVARHLNHSSLMLLSFRSEKDALIAELETAKSMSDEARRRAEDANLAKSRFLASMSHELRTPLNAILGFSEVMSNEVLGPMSNPTYRDYAHDVHESGQHLLDLINEILDLSRIEAGRYQLNEEPVMLLNIVEDCCHMMELRARNKDIRVIQDFENVLPRLFADERAVRQITLNLLSNAIKFTATGGEIRVRVGWTAGGGQYISIKDNGPGIPEDEIPIVLSAFGQGSIAIKSAEQGTGLGLPIVQGLLAMHGGEFELHSKLREGTEALAIFPLSRVMEELPALPTAVVAARRR; via the coding sequence ATGCCCTTGCAACGCTCGAACACAGCGGACAAGTTTATTGTGGACCGCCGAAAACGCCATCGCAACAGCGATGTCGCGCGCGCGGTGCGCAAGACGCGCGACCGTCTTTCGCAGCAGGCGGGCAATCCCGATTTCGACCGTGAGCTCCTGAAACTCCATGCGCGTGCGATGATAAGCGGCGCTATAGCTCTCCCACTTCTCGTCCTCGCGATCGCCGCACTCGGCCGGTTTGCCGGCGTCGGCAACGAAATCGGTCTTTGGGCGCTGTTCACGCTGACCTGCTACACCATCGTTACATTCATGGCGAGCCGCGTTGAACGCACTGCGGCTTCCGAACTCAACCCATTGCAAACGCAAAGAGAATTCTTGGTTGGCCACTTCCTTTGCGGGCTCGGCTGGGCATGGTTTGTCTGGCTCGGCTGCGATGCATGCCAGATCAATCAGCTGCAGGTGGTCAAAGCGGTGGTGCTGATGGTTGCCATGGCGGCAACCGCGGTGATGGCCTCTTCGCTGCGCGGCGCCCTGCTGGTGACCTTTGCGGTGCCCGCGACGTTCTATGCCTATGCGGGAGCCAGACTGTGGATGCCGATCGAGGTAATCATGGTCGTGCTGCTGCTCGTGTCGCTGCCCTTCTTCGATTATGTGGCGCGCCATCTCAACCATTCATCCCTGATGCTCCTGTCGTTCCGCTCAGAAAAGGATGCGTTGATCGCCGAACTGGAGACGGCGAAGTCGATGTCCGATGAGGCGCGGCGTCGAGCCGAAGACGCCAATCTGGCAAAGTCGCGTTTCCTCGCCTCGATGAGCCATGAATTGCGCACGCCGCTCAATGCCATCCTCGGTTTCTCAGAAGTAATGTCGAATGAAGTGCTGGGGCCGATGAGCAATCCCACCTATCGCGACTACGCACACGACGTGCATGAATCCGGCCAGCATCTGCTCGACCTGATCAACGAGATCCTCGACCTGTCGCGCATCGAGGCCGGCCGCTACCAGCTCAACGAAGAGCCGGTGATGCTGCTCAACATCGTCGAGGATTGCTGCCACATGATGGAGCTCAGGGCGCGCAACAAGGATATCCGCGTCATCCAGGATTTTGAAAACGTTCTGCCACGCCTGTTCGCCGACGAACGCGCTGTGCGTCAGATCACCCTCAACCTCCTGTCCAACGCGATCAAATTCACCGCGACCGGCGGCGAAATCCGTGTCCGTGTCGGCTGGACGGCAGGCGGCGGCCAATACATTTCGATCAAGGACAACGGTCCCGGCATTCCCGAGGACGAGATTCCGATCGTGCTTTCCGCTTTCGGCCAGGGTTCGATCGCCATCAAGAGCGCCGAGCAAGGCACCGGACTTGGCCTGCCCATCGTGCAAGGCCTGCTCGCCATGCATGGCGGCGAATTCGAGCTTCATTCCAAATTGCGCGAAGGCACCGAGGCGCTCGCCATTTTCCCGCTGAGCCGGGTGATGGAGGAGTTGCCGGCGCTGCCGACGGCGGTCGTTGCAGCACGGCGGCGTTGA
- a CDS encoding thermonuclease family protein: MSRSWSRRRYAAPPPRSLWHKLLDYGLTIVLLGLLILLAARLDRVETRKAEGRAVINDGDSITLGAERIRMRGIDAPEYSQICRKDSADYPCGQLSRQALVRLIAGNPVSCAGWQHDRYGRLLGTCSAGGKDLNRAQVEAGWAVAYGDFEAEEAAARAARAGIWAGTFERPQDWRDSHHGGVVERKHGTLASMGDALREIFRFW, from the coding sequence ATGAGCCGCTCGTGGTCGCGCCGGCGGTATGCGGCTCCGCCTCCGCGAAGCCTTTGGCACAAGCTTCTCGACTATGGCCTGACAATCGTCCTCCTGGGACTGCTGATCCTCCTAGCGGCGCGCCTCGACCGCGTGGAGACACGCAAGGCTGAGGGCAGGGCCGTCATCAACGACGGTGACTCCATCACGCTCGGCGCCGAGCGCATCCGCATGCGCGGCATCGATGCGCCGGAATATTCGCAGATCTGCCGCAAGGATAGCGCCGACTATCCCTGCGGGCAGCTTTCGCGGCAGGCACTGGTGCGGTTGATTGCCGGTAACCCCGTATCCTGCGCCGGCTGGCAACATGACCGCTACGGCCGGTTGCTCGGCACCTGCTCGGCCGGCGGCAAGGATCTTAATCGTGCGCAGGTAGAGGCCGGATGGGCGGTCGCCTATGGTGATTTCGAAGCCGAGGAAGCGGCCGCGCGGGCTGCCAGGGCCGGCATCTGGGCTGGAACGTTCGAGCGGCCGCAAGACTGGCGCGACAGCCATCATGGTGGCGTCGTGGAGAGGAAGCACGGTACGCTGGCTTCCATGGGCGATGCCTTGCGCGAGATATTTCGCTTCTGGTGA
- a CDS encoding glutathione S-transferase: protein MKLFDGGRAPNPRRVRVFLAEKGLSVPLVPVDMGALEHKRESVSSRNPLQRLPVLELDDGTIITESVAICRYFEELHPEPALFGRGALGKAQVEMWQRRMELNLLSSVAQAFRHIHPAMKEWEIPQIPEWGEANKPKAVEFVRLLDSELATREFVAGDAYSIADITGMIAVDFMKPARIKVPDECTNVLRWYLAVSGRPSAAA, encoded by the coding sequence ATGAAACTCTTTGACGGCGGGCGTGCCCCCAATCCGCGGCGGGTTCGCGTTTTCCTTGCCGAGAAAGGTCTCAGCGTACCGCTGGTGCCCGTCGACATGGGCGCTTTGGAGCACAAGCGAGAGAGCGTCAGCTCGCGCAACCCGCTGCAGCGCTTGCCGGTGCTCGAACTGGATGACGGCACCATCATCACCGAATCGGTCGCCATCTGCCGCTATTTCGAAGAACTGCATCCTGAACCGGCCCTGTTTGGACGCGGAGCGCTCGGCAAGGCACAGGTTGAGATGTGGCAAAGACGGATGGAACTGAACCTGCTCAGCAGCGTCGCGCAAGCCTTTCGCCACATTCATCCGGCGATGAAGGAGTGGGAAATCCCTCAAATCCCGGAATGGGGCGAGGCCAACAAGCCGAAGGCGGTCGAGTTCGTGCGATTGCTCGATAGTGAGCTGGCAACGCGAGAATTCGTTGCCGGCGATGCCTATTCAATCGCCGACATCACCGGGATGATCGCTGTCGATTTCATGAAGCCGGCACGCATCAAAGTGCCGGATGAATGCACCAATGTGCTGCGCTGGTATCTGGCGGTGTCGGGTCGGCCGAGCGCTGCCGCCTGA
- a CDS encoding uracil-DNA glycosylase family protein, giving the protein MHQCAALVSGGVGSAERCRLTMRAELENLAAAVRACRICVENPVGRPLPHEPRPVLMASSTARILIAGQAPGTKVHISGMPFTDASGDRLRRWLDVTSEEFYDIEKFAIVPMGFCFPGQDAKGGDLPPRRECAPAWRAPLMALMPQIDLVLTIGIYAQSWHMGALRRSTLTETVMDWRAIWDSSAGPKVLPLPHPSWRNSGWLKQNPWFEMDLLPFLRSEIRYRLG; this is encoded by the coding sequence ATGCACCAATGTGCTGCGCTGGTATCTGGCGGTGTCGGGTCGGCCGAGCGCTGCCGCCTGACAATGCGTGCCGAACTCGAGAACCTTGCCGCGGCGGTTCGTGCTTGCCGGATCTGCGTGGAGAACCCGGTTGGCCGGCCGCTGCCGCACGAGCCGCGCCCTGTTCTGATGGCGTCATCGACCGCGCGCATCCTGATCGCCGGGCAGGCCCCGGGCACGAAAGTCCATATTTCAGGCATGCCCTTCACGGACGCTTCCGGCGACAGGCTGCGACGCTGGCTCGATGTCACCAGCGAAGAGTTCTACGACATCGAAAAATTCGCCATCGTTCCAATGGGCTTCTGCTTTCCCGGCCAGGATGCCAAGGGCGGTGATTTGCCACCGCGCCGCGAATGCGCGCCTGCCTGGCGTGCGCCCTTGATGGCGTTGATGCCGCAGATCGACCTGGTGCTGACGATCGGCATCTATGCGCAATCCTGGCATATGGGTGCCTTGCGCCGCTCTACATTAACGGAGACGGTGATGGACTGGCGCGCCATCTGGGACAGTTCCGCCGGTCCGAAAGTGCTGCCGCTACCGCATCCATCCTGGCGCAACAGCGGCTGGTTGAAGCAGAATCCATGGTTTGAAATGGATTTGCTGCCGTTTCTCAGATCAGAAATCCGCTATCGCCTCGGCTGA
- a CDS encoding Lrp/AsnC family transcriptional regulator gives MDRLDRKILRLLQEDATLAVADVAKKVGLSTTPCWRRIQKLEEEGVIKRRVAILDHEKVNVRVTVFVSIRTNSHSHEWLRRFSEVIQEFPEVVEFYRMSGDVDYLLRVVVPDIAAYDAFYKRLIAKIEIRDVSSSFAMEQIKYTTEMPLDYMVLDKESGANAA, from the coding sequence ATGGATCGCCTCGATAGAAAAATTCTCCGCCTTTTGCAGGAGGACGCGACACTTGCCGTCGCCGATGTCGCCAAGAAAGTCGGGCTGTCGACGACGCCTTGCTGGCGGCGCATCCAGAAGCTTGAGGAAGAGGGCGTCATCAAGCGGCGCGTTGCCATTCTCGATCACGAGAAGGTCAATGTGCGCGTCACGGTGTTCGTGTCGATCCGCACCAATTCGCACAGCCACGAATGGCTGCGGCGCTTCTCGGAAGTCATTCAGGAATTTCCGGAAGTGGTCGAGTTCTACCGCATGAGCGGCGACGTCGATTACCTTCTCCGCGTGGTGGTGCCCGACATTGCGGCATACGATGCGTTCTACAAGCGGCTGATCGCGAAGATCGAAATCCGCGACGTCTCGTCCTCCTTCGCCATGGAGCAGATCAAGTACACGACAGAGATGCCGCTCGATTACATGGTTCTGGACAAGGAGTCCGGCGCCAACGCCGCATGA
- a CDS encoding DUF3299 domain-containing protein, producing MCKRLKSTIALTSMVVLSVASANASVETMHIFWKDLRPATQVAAESAGLPMIAAKMPDHGETLSLNFQGKTIQLAGYALPVDREGDLVYQFLLVPWTGACSHMPTPPPNQIVLVTPAHPYKMSQAYQAVAVTGALTPDMEKSQLFILDGVSVIQSGYTVRKAEVINVDTVPDTIILPVNSPWSFLNKKN from the coding sequence ATGTGCAAACGTCTCAAATCGACAATCGCCCTGACGAGTATGGTTGTCCTTTCCGTTGCCTCTGCCAACGCTTCCGTCGAGACCATGCACATTTTCTGGAAGGATCTGCGGCCGGCAACGCAGGTGGCGGCGGAAAGTGCCGGACTGCCGATGATCGCGGCAAAAATGCCCGACCATGGCGAGACGCTATCCCTCAACTTTCAGGGCAAAACCATTCAACTGGCCGGTTATGCGCTGCCGGTCGATCGCGAAGGCGATCTCGTCTATCAGTTCCTGCTGGTGCCGTGGACAGGCGCGTGCAGCCACATGCCGACACCGCCGCCGAACCAGATCGTGCTCGTTACCCCTGCCCATCCCTACAAGATGTCACAGGCCTATCAGGCGGTCGCGGTTACCGGTGCACTGACGCCCGACATGGAGAAAAGCCAGCTCTTCATCCTCGATGGCGTCAGCGTCATCCAGTCGGGCTACACCGTGCGTAAGGCTGAGGTGATCAATGTCGACACGGTGCCGGACACCATCATCTTGCCGGTAAACTCGCCTTGGAGTTTTCTCAACAAGAAGAACTGA
- a CDS encoding GNAT family N-acetyltransferase, with the protein MTELDFFPVTQKTWPDFETLFVQPGGPKYCWCMSWRELADRQSASSPDKKKAMAAIVAAGTPVGIIARSGAEVIGWCSVAPRETFRKLSPHQDDSEKGIWSIVCFFVTRPHRKSGVGAALLDAAIEYAHNNGASAVEAYPVDPDSPSFRFMGFKAMFAARGFRAIGMAGSRRHVMRLEG; encoded by the coding sequence ATGACCGAGCTGGATTTTTTTCCTGTCACGCAAAAGACGTGGCCTGATTTCGAGACGCTGTTCGTGCAGCCAGGCGGTCCCAAATACTGCTGGTGCATGAGCTGGCGCGAACTCGCCGATCGTCAGTCGGCCAGCAGCCCGGACAAGAAAAAGGCTATGGCCGCGATCGTGGCTGCCGGCACGCCGGTAGGCATCATCGCCCGCTCGGGTGCCGAGGTCATCGGCTGGTGTTCGGTTGCACCCCGAGAGACCTTTCGGAAACTCTCGCCGCATCAGGATGACAGCGAGAAGGGCATCTGGTCGATCGTTTGCTTTTTCGTTACACGCCCTCATCGCAAAAGCGGCGTTGGTGCCGCGTTGCTCGACGCGGCTATAGAGTACGCCCACAACAACGGGGCTTCCGCCGTGGAGGCCTATCCGGTCGATCCGGACTCGCCGAGCTTCCGCTTCATGGGCTTCAAAGCGATGTTTGCCGCGCGCGGATTCCGGGCAATTGGCATGGCCGGCTCACGCCGGCACGTGATGCGGCTTGAGGGTTGA
- a CDS encoding DNA alkylation repair protein, translated as MTELSPESSAEEIVAHLREIGSEENRLGMLRYGIKIDRALGISHGVQRQIAKRIKRNHERAFTLWETGIMEAQFIASVTADPKRFSAADAKRWAATFDSWDIVDGVSDLFVDTDSWRQLIDAFAADEREFVRRTAFAMMAWSVVHRKKEPETTFLEFLPIIEAHANDRRNFVKKAVNWALRSIGKRSTSLHAPVLALAEKLANTTDKTARWIGKDAIRELSHPKTLERLAAKTRPRT; from the coding sequence TTGACCGAGCTTTCGCCCGAATCCAGCGCTGAGGAGATCGTCGCGCACCTGCGCGAGATCGGTTCGGAGGAGAACCGGCTTGGCATGCTGCGCTATGGCATCAAGATCGATCGGGCGCTCGGCATCTCGCATGGTGTGCAGCGGCAGATAGCCAAGCGAATCAAGCGCAATCATGAGCGTGCTTTCACGCTTTGGGAAACAGGCATCATGGAGGCGCAGTTCATTGCTTCCGTCACGGCTGACCCGAAGCGTTTTTCCGCTGCGGATGCAAAGCGATGGGCGGCGACTTTCGACTCCTGGGATATCGTGGATGGCGTCTCGGACCTGTTTGTCGATACGGATTCCTGGAGGCAGCTGATCGACGCCTTCGCGGCCGACGAACGGGAATTCGTTCGGCGCACTGCCTTCGCTATGATGGCTTGGTCGGTCGTCCACCGGAAGAAAGAGCCGGAAACAACCTTTCTAGAGTTTTTGCCAATTATCGAAGCCCATGCCAACGACAGGCGCAATTTCGTGAAGAAGGCCGTGAACTGGGCACTTCGATCGATCGGCAAGCGGTCGACGAGCTTGCACGCCCCTGTCCTTGCGCTGGCGGAGAAACTCGCAAACACCACCGACAAGACCGCGCGCTGGATCGGCAAGGATGCAATTAGGGAATTGAGCCATCCCAAAACGCTTGAGCGGCTGGCGGCAAAGACAAGGCCCAGGACATGA
- a CDS encoding NAD(P)-dependent oxidoreductase: MASVAFLGLGVMGYPMAGHLKNKGGHDVTVYNRTKAKAEQWVAEHGGGLALTPAAAADGKDFVFSCVGNDDDLRSVTTGAQGAFQAMKKGSVFIDNTTASAEVARELAQAADAHGFSFLDAPVSGGQAGAENGVLTVMVGGEQHAFDKARPVIDAFARMVGLMGSAGAGQLTKMINQITIAGLVQGLAEGIHFGKKAGLDIEKVIEVISKGAAGSWQMENRHKTMNAGKYDFGFAVDWMRKDLGICLAEADRNGAKLPVTALVDQFYKDVQAMGGKRWDTSSLLARLEK, translated from the coding sequence ATGGCATCAGTGGCATTTCTCGGTCTTGGCGTCATGGGCTATCCCATGGCCGGGCACTTGAAGAACAAGGGCGGCCATGACGTTACGGTCTACAACCGCACCAAGGCCAAAGCCGAGCAATGGGTTGCCGAGCATGGCGGCGGCCTCGCTCTGACCCCGGCAGCGGCGGCTGATGGCAAGGACTTTGTCTTCTCCTGCGTCGGCAATGACGACGATCTTCGTTCCGTGACGACAGGCGCGCAAGGCGCGTTCCAGGCAATGAAGAAGGGTTCCGTCTTCATCGACAACACCACCGCATCGGCGGAAGTCGCGCGCGAACTGGCGCAAGCAGCCGACGCACACGGCTTTTCGTTTCTCGATGCGCCGGTCTCAGGCGGTCAGGCCGGCGCAGAGAACGGTGTCCTGACGGTCATGGTCGGCGGTGAGCAGCACGCCTTCGACAAGGCGAGGCCAGTCATTGATGCCTTTGCCCGCATGGTCGGCTTGATGGGGTCGGCGGGTGCCGGCCAGCTTACCAAGATGATCAACCAGATCACCATAGCCGGGTTGGTGCAGGGGCTGGCCGAAGGCATTCATTTCGGCAAGAAGGCCGGGCTCGACATCGAAAAGGTGATCGAGGTGATTTCCAAGGGCGCCGCCGGTTCCTGGCAGATGGAAAACCGCCACAAGACGATGAATGCCGGCAAATATGATTTCGGTTTCGCCGTCGACTGGATGCGCAAGGATCTCGGCATCTGCCTGGCCGAGGCCGACCGCAACGGCGCCAAACTGCCGGTGACCGCACTTGTCGACCAGTTCTACAAGGATGTGCAGGCCATGGGCGGCAAGCGCTGGGACACGTCCTCGCTGCTGGCGCGCCTGGAGAAATAG
- a CDS encoding ABC transporter permease has protein sequence MSVATTLVERPPPRVRGWPRSRIIGYALVGFWIAFGLGIVSYLVFAWNADFFAKYAPAYLKGLGVTLSLVAISMVLGAIMSLPVAYGRMSKNRILSGLAYCYVYFFRGTPLLVQTYLVYYGLGSFRVELQAVGLWDFFKDAFNCGVFAFALNTAAYQAEILRGAIESVPKGQWEGAASMGLHKLQTLRKIILPQALIVALRPYGNELILMVKASAIVAIITVYDLMGMAKLAFANSFDIQAYIWVALVYLVMVEILRHAIEWIERRITIHLKR, from the coding sequence ATGAGCGTCGCAACCACCCTGGTCGAACGTCCACCGCCACGCGTGCGAGGCTGGCCGAGGTCAAGAATCATCGGCTATGCGCTGGTTGGCTTCTGGATTGCGTTCGGGCTTGGCATCGTCTCCTATCTGGTCTTTGCCTGGAATGCCGACTTCTTCGCCAAATATGCACCGGCCTATCTCAAGGGCCTCGGCGTTACCCTGTCACTGGTCGCCATCTCGATGGTGCTTGGCGCGATCATGTCGCTCCCGGTCGCCTACGGGCGTATGTCGAAGAACCGGATTCTGTCCGGTCTGGCCTATTGCTACGTCTATTTCTTCCGGGGCACGCCGCTGCTCGTCCAGACCTACCTCGTCTATTACGGCTTGGGCTCATTCAGGGTGGAACTCCAGGCGGTCGGCCTCTGGGACTTTTTCAAGGACGCGTTCAACTGCGGCGTCTTCGCCTTTGCCCTCAACACCGCGGCTTACCAGGCCGAGATTCTTCGCGGTGCCATCGAAAGCGTTCCCAAGGGGCAATGGGAGGGTGCCGCTTCAATGGGCCTGCACAAGCTGCAGACGCTGCGCAAGATCATCCTGCCCCAGGCGCTGATCGTTGCCTTGCGGCCCTACGGCAATGAACTGATCCTGATGGTCAAGGCTTCCGCCATCGTCGCCATCATCACCGTCTATGACTTGATGGGCATGGCAAAGCTCGCCTTCGCCAACTCGTTCGACATTCAGGCCTATATCTGGGTCGCGCTTGTCTATCTGGTGATGGTCGAAATCCTGCGCCACGCAATCGAATGGATCGAACGCCGGATCACCATACATCTGAAGCGCTGA
- a CDS encoding ABC transporter permease, with product MPAQSIWTLLTWGPDGWLDDIAYGAMVTVALALATLPIGLAIGFFIALAKQSEEPSLRLAANIYTTVFRGLPELVTLFLFFFGVPILLQHLVRYFRPDATIDVNGFVAGMIVLALIFSSYASEVFLSAFRAIPKGQYEGGYSIGLSYGQTMRKVILPQLLRIAFPGLENCWLSLLKDTSLVSVVGLAETLRAAGVAARVTKHAFLFYSVASLVFLGLAVVSSFATGAILRSLGRREAQR from the coding sequence ATGCCAGCCCAAAGCATATGGACGCTTCTCACTTGGGGACCCGACGGCTGGCTTGACGATATAGCGTATGGCGCAATGGTCACCGTCGCGCTCGCGCTCGCCACGCTTCCCATTGGCCTGGCAATTGGGTTTTTCATAGCGCTGGCCAAGCAGTCCGAGGAACCCTCGCTGCGCTTGGCCGCCAACATCTACACAACGGTCTTCCGTGGCCTGCCGGAACTGGTGACGCTGTTCCTGTTTTTCTTCGGCGTGCCGATTCTGCTGCAACATCTCGTCAGATACTTTCGGCCCGATGCGACCATCGACGTCAACGGCTTCGTCGCCGGTATGATCGTGCTTGCGCTGATCTTTTCGTCCTACGCCAGCGAAGTTTTCCTGTCCGCGTTCCGCGCCATTCCAAAAGGCCAGTATGAAGGCGGTTATTCCATCGGCCTCTCCTACGGGCAGACGATGCGCAAGGTGATCCTGCCGCAACTGCTTCGGATCGCCTTCCCAGGTCTTGAAAATTGCTGGCTGAGCCTGCTCAAGGACACATCGCTGGTATCGGTGGTTGGCCTCGCGGAAACGCTGCGCGCCGCCGGTGTGGCCGCGCGCGTCACCAAGCACGCATTCCTGTTTTACAGCGTGGCTTCGCTGGTGTTTCTCGGTCTCGCTGTTGTGTCCTCTTTCGCCACCGGCGCTATCTTGCGCTCGCTCGGCCGTCGGGAGGCGCAACGATGA